In Gossypium raimondii isolate GPD5lz chromosome 12, ASM2569854v1, whole genome shotgun sequence, a single window of DNA contains:
- the LOC105765720 gene encoding carbonic anhydrase 2 isoform X3 translates to MAEKQYSADVVVEGLRKILISEEVRLDEEVQSKVEKLIAELQGREHHHHPPCDHDAQRLDDGFHFFKTNIFDKNRECFEKLAEAQHPKFLVISCSDSRVSPSVVLNFKPGEAFAGRNIANMVPQFDQLRHTEIGSVIEYAVKELQVDNILIMGHSSCGGIKRLMSLPDQTQTYDFIDEWVKIGLPAKKKVLEEAGDLPCEQQITLCEKESVKNSMGNLLTYPFVRSAVVNGTLTLRGGYYDFVNGDFEQWKMCTKPCHPQ, encoded by the exons ATGGCTGAGAAGCAATATTCTGCTGATGTTGTTGTTGAAGGACTGAGGAAGATTCTCATCAG TGAGGAAGTAAGGCTGGATGAGGAGGTTCAAAGCAAAGTTGAGAAGCTTATCGCCGAGCTCCAAGGCAGagagcatcatcatcatccccCTTGTGACCATGATGCTCAAAGGCTTGACGATGGCTTTCACTTCTTCAAGACCAACATATTTGA CAAAAACCGAGAATGTTTCGAGAAACTTGCAGAAGCTCAGCATCCCAAG tttttggtGATTTCGTGCTCGGATTCGCGAGTAAGCCCTTCAGTCGTTTTGAATTTCAAACCAGGAGAAGCCTTCGCCGGCCGCAATATTGCTAATATGGTTCCTCAATTTGACCAG TTGAGACACACTGAAATTGGTTCAGTCATCGAGTATGCAGTTAAAGAACTTCAG GTGGACAACATATTGATAATGGGACATAGCAGTTGTGGTGGCATAAAGAGGCTTATGAGTCTTCCAGATCAAACTCAAACATA TGACTTCATTGATGAGTGGGTGAAAATTGGTTTGCCAGCAAAGAAAAAGGTACTGGAAGAAGCTGGTGACCTGCCTTGCGAACAACAAATAACGCTTTGCGAAAAG gAATCAGTGAAGAACTCGATGGGAAATCTACTCACATATCCATTTGTGAGGAGTGCAGTGGTGAATGGAACATTGACACTAAGAGGAGGTTACTATGATTTTGTTAATGGAGACTTTGAGCAATGGAAGATGTGTACCAAACCATGCCACCCACAATAA